Proteins encoded together in one Anguilla anguilla isolate fAngAng1 chromosome 9, fAngAng1.pri, whole genome shotgun sequence window:
- the gpr83 gene encoding probable G-protein coupled receptor 83, translating to MITFSEVASYKMTKYIWLPYVSGSFKKDGYINSSDIYSNFYDFPNHSSFWNFTLDEGIYDNGTKYETESQNPTVKALLIVAYSVIIVISLFGNILVCHVVLKNKRMHSVTSLFIVNLAIADIMITLLNTPFTLVRFVNSTWVFGKLMCHVSRFAQYCSVHVSVLTLAAIAIDRHQVIMHPLKRRMSMLSGFICIAVIWVTASCFSLPHAIYQKLFRFEFGYKKVRMVCLHSFPQPADLFWKYLDLATFALLYVLPLTIISAAYIVVAKKLWMRNTIGDVTMEQYFAQRRKKKTTLKMLMLVVVVFAVCWFPLNCYVILVSSKAIVTNNALYFTFHWFAMSSTCYNPFIYCWLNDSFRSELRSLLCMCRGLQHVHTQAMPSASPPFRNAWVESVSAENQTLQHGIKSTLSSGKTDIFIVEPIVAVS from the exons ATGATCACATTTTCTGAAGTTGCTTCCTACAAAATGACGAAATACATTTGGTTGCCTTATGTCTCtggatcttttaaaaaagatggcTACATCAATTCATCagatatttattcaaatttctACGATTTTCCAAATCATTCTTCGTTTTGGAATTTTACTCTAGATGAAGGAATATATGATAACGGGACCAAATATGAAACCGAATCACAGAACCCTACAGTAAAGGCTTTGCTTATTGTGGCTTATTCTGTTATTATCGTCATTTCACTGTTTGGAAACATTTTGGTCTGTCACgttgttttgaaaaataagcGGATGCATTCTGTAACAAGTTTGTTCATTGTGAATTTGGCAATTGCTGACATAATGATCACCCTTCTGAACACCCCTTTTACTCTG gTAAGGTTTGTCAACAGTACGTGGGTTTTTGGGAAACTGATGTGCCATGTCAGTCGCTTCGCACAGTACTGTTCAGTTCATGTGTCAGTGCTGACCCTCGCAGCCATCGCAATTGATCGTCATCAA GTCATCATGCACCCCCTGAAACGGAGGATGTCTATGTTGAGTGGATTTATCTGTATCGCCGTGATCTGGGTAACAGCCTCGTGTTTCTCGTTACCGCATGCAATCTATCAGAAGCTCTTCCGCTTTGAATTCGG TTACAAAAAGGTTAGAATGGTGTGTCTGCACAGCTTCCCTCAGCCTGCCGATTTGTTCTGGAAGTACTTGGATCTGGCCACGTTTGCACTTCTGTATGTTCTGCCATTGACAATAATCTCTGCGGCCTACATCGTTGTGGCTAAGAAGCTGTGGATGAGGAACACAATAGGAGACGTGACCATGGAGCAGTACTTTGCCCAGCGGCGCAAGAAGAAGACCACCTTAAAGATGCTgatgctggtggtggtggtcttTGCAGTCTGCTGGTTCCCTCTTAACTGCTATGTGATTCTGGTTTCCAGCAAAGCCATTGTCACCAACAACGCCCTGTACTTCACTTTCCACTGGTTCGCCATGAGCAGCACTTGCTACAACCCCTTCATTTACTGCTGGCTGAATGACAGCTTCCGCTCGGAGCTCAGGTCCCTGCTCTGCATGTGTCGAGGGTTGCAGCACGTCCATACCCAGGCTATGCCCAGTGCCTCCCCACCTTTTCGGAATGCATGGGTGGAGAGTGTAAGTGCTGAAAACCAAACGCTGCAGCACGGAATCAAGTCTACCCTTAGCTCAGGGAAAACAGACATCTTCATTGTGGAGCCAATCGTAGCTGTTTCCTAG